A single Defluviitalea saccharophila DNA region contains:
- the hflK gene encoding FtsH protease activity modulator HflK — MEVKKPEDIIIDLDSKKPDLKKLTSWSKRFFSMMVTIALLVVFIPGSFYKVDSGWSAVVLRFGEVQKVEESEGIHFKLPIIDEVKKVHMEQRYKLEYGYRTVNDGSSKTEAGYQDVSEEATVIVEAKENNSSLVLINLIVSYKVADPVNYLFKVDDLEGTIRLALEDVIRNTLQSHTLDEALTNKVLIDSEIMPELQKKMKNFEAGIEIVEVQTQNTELLPAVEEAYQQVEKANQYKNGKLEEAQKYRNTVIPKANAEAAQLIEDAKGYKAEVISNAKANVAQFESLYKEYHQNPNIVKERYYIEAMEEFIKNNKLIIDATDKGDIYKFYNMDDEKNPVKAQTVEQGGN, encoded by the coding sequence TTTAAAAAAGCTTACAAGTTGGAGCAAAAGATTTTTTAGTATGATGGTCACCATAGCATTACTGGTGGTCTTTATTCCCGGAAGCTTTTATAAAGTGGATTCAGGGTGGTCGGCAGTTGTATTACGTTTTGGAGAAGTACAAAAAGTTGAAGAAAGCGAAGGCATACATTTTAAGTTACCTATTATTGATGAGGTAAAGAAAGTCCACATGGAACAGCGTTATAAGCTGGAATACGGTTATCGAACAGTAAACGATGGCTCCAGCAAAACAGAAGCGGGATATCAAGACGTATCTGAGGAAGCCACTGTAATTGTAGAAGCAAAGGAAAACAATAGCTCACTTGTTCTGATTAATTTAATCGTAAGTTATAAGGTGGCTGATCCGGTAAATTATTTATTTAAAGTGGATGATTTGGAAGGAACTATTCGACTGGCTTTAGAAGATGTTATAAGAAACACCCTTCAAAGTCATACATTGGATGAAGCATTAACGAATAAAGTACTCATTGACAGCGAAATTATGCCTGAACTGCAAAAGAAAATGAAAAACTTTGAGGCAGGAATTGAAATTGTTGAGGTACAAACTCAGAACACAGAATTATTACCGGCAGTTGAAGAAGCATATCAGCAAGTTGAAAAAGCCAATCAATATAAAAACGGGAAGCTTGAGGAAGCACAAAAATATAGAAATACTGTCATTCCTAAAGCCAATGCTGAAGCTGCTCAACTCATTGAAGACGCTAAAGGATATAAAGCTGAAGTGATTTCTAATGCCAAAGCCAATGTTGCACAATTTGAGTCCCTATATAAAGAATATCACCAAAATCCTAATATAGTAAAAGAAAGATACTATATTGAAGCTATGGAGGAGTTTATAAAGAACAACAAATTGATTATCGATGCAACGGATAAAGGCGATATTTATAAGTTTTATAATATGGATGATGAAAAAAATCCAGTCAAAGCTCAGACTGTAGAGCAAGGAGGAAATTAA
- a CDS encoding SPFH domain-containing protein yields the protein MKKWIFAIVICFIAFIGLNMTAYTVAEDEVAVVKTMGKIVKVIIDNPNDVEQVEKALKDKGYNVEVTSQKGLHFKLPFVQTINKYSSKYLTYTSVKETINTYDSRKIDVQMYAQYRIINPALFNMTLGSNSKLNTLMDDRVYPVVVQTANMLTFNDFFDRTKITEAIDSKKHSLNSELVSAYGIYVTDIGIHRKNFPLNNISSIEEKMSMEIQKESEKLMAEGDSEFQMAKSETDRIKKEIVAKAVEESSKIKAEADAEALRIYQESLKKDLEFYRFIQRMNTYKNLKDTTIFMDKDNDILDYLNGY from the coding sequence ATGAAAAAATGGATATTTGCTATAGTCATTTGTTTTATAGCATTCATAGGGTTAAATATGACCGCATATACAGTTGCGGAAGATGAAGTAGCAGTTGTAAAAACCATGGGAAAGATTGTTAAAGTCATCATAGATAATCCAAATGATGTTGAACAGGTGGAAAAGGCCCTTAAAGATAAAGGATATAACGTTGAGGTTACGTCACAAAAAGGGCTTCATTTTAAATTACCTTTCGTTCAAACAATCAATAAATATTCTTCTAAGTATTTAACATATACATCTGTTAAGGAAACAATTAATACGTACGACAGCAGAAAAATTGATGTTCAAATGTATGCACAATATCGTATTATTAATCCAGCCTTATTTAATATGACATTGGGAAGCAATTCAAAGTTGAATACTTTAATGGATGACAGAGTTTACCCTGTTGTTGTCCAAACTGCTAATATGCTTACATTTAATGATTTCTTTGACAGAACGAAAATAACAGAGGCTATTGACTCTAAGAAACATAGCTTAAACAGTGAGCTTGTATCGGCTTACGGGATTTATGTAACAGATATCGGAATTCATCGTAAAAACTTTCCTTTAAACAATATCTCCAGTATTGAAGAGAAAATGTCCATGGAAATACAAAAGGAAAGTGAAAAACTTATGGCTGAAGGGGATTCTGAGTTTCAAATGGCGAAGTCTGAAACCGATCGTATTAAGAAAGAAATCGTTGCAAAAGCTGTGGAAGAGTCATCAAAAATTAAGGCAGAAGCGGATGCTGAAGCTTTGAGGATCTACCAGGAATCCCTTAAGAAGGATTTAGAGTTTTATAGATTTATACAAAGAATGAATACTTATAAAAACTTAAAAGACACTACCATATTCATGGATAAGGACAATGATATATTAGATTATTTGAATGGATATTAA
- a CDS encoding glycosyltransferase family 8 protein, with protein sequence MNILVTLNSAYIKPLKVMLKSLFLSNEKEEFIIYIMQSSLTDAEINDLKEFISMHNCQMEVIVIGENYFENAPVLLHYTKEMYYRLLAFKFLPQDLDRILYLDPDILVINSIRELYEMDISGYLYAAAYHDKISIKEINKLRLNPYDIEAYYNSGVLLMNLEYQRQYIDENTIYQFVEKNRSKLIMPDQDILNALYSKKIKSLDEKLYNYDARFYRYYKIMSGGLCDMDYIIRNTVILHFCGKKKPWVKNYSGKFHSLYKHYEKLALS encoded by the coding sequence ATGAATATACTTGTTACCTTAAATTCTGCTTATATCAAACCATTAAAGGTAATGCTTAAATCACTTTTTCTAAGCAACGAAAAAGAAGAATTTATCATTTATATTATGCAGTCCAGTCTTACAGATGCAGAAATAAATGATTTAAAAGAGTTTATTTCCATGCATAACTGTCAAATGGAAGTTATAGTTATTGGAGAAAATTATTTCGAGAATGCACCTGTTTTACTTCATTATACTAAGGAAATGTATTATCGGCTGTTGGCATTTAAGTTTTTACCTCAGGATTTGGATCGTATTTTATATTTAGATCCGGATATTTTGGTAATTAATTCAATAAGAGAGCTGTACGAGATGGACATCAGTGGATATTTATATGCCGCTGCCTATCATGACAAGATTTCCATTAAAGAAATCAATAAGTTAAGATTAAATCCCTATGATATTGAAGCCTATTATAATTCAGGAGTACTGCTAATGAATTTGGAGTACCAAAGGCAGTATATTGATGAAAATACTATTTATCAATTTGTTGAGAAAAATCGCTCAAAATTGATTATGCCGGATCAGGACATTTTGAATGCTTTGTATTCAAAGAAAATAAAAAGCTTAGATGAGAAATTATACAATTATGATGCGAGATTTTACAGGTATTATAAAATTATGAGCGGTGGCTTATGTGATATGGATTATATCATAAGGAATACGGTTATTCTTCATTTTTGTGGAAAGAAAAAGCCCTGGGTTAAGAATTATAGTGGGAAATTCCACTCTTTGTATAAACATTATGAAAAATTAGCATTATCTTAA
- a CDS encoding putative ABC transporter permease produces the protein MEIIWTGLQSLMQRDVKLIGRTSIWMFPIYGLTVFFEPLCAKLKQRHIAFRGGVYTICIFIIEFVTGSLLKKLLGVCPWDYGKRRFSVKGLIRLDYAPAWFTAGLIFESLYHFLVKSSMGESKSSFS, from the coding sequence ATGGAAATTATCTGGACAGGACTTCAATCCCTGATGCAAAGAGATGTCAAGCTGATCGGAAGAACGTCCATCTGGATGTTCCCTATTTATGGTTTGACAGTTTTTTTTGAACCTCTTTGCGCAAAGCTAAAGCAGCGACATATTGCATTTAGAGGAGGTGTATATACGATTTGTATTTTCATCATTGAATTTGTTACTGGCTCGCTGCTGAAAAAATTATTAGGGGTATGTCCGTGGGATTATGGTAAAAGGCGTTTTTCTGTAAAAGGCTTAATTAGATTAGATTATGCGCCAGCATGGTTTACAGCAGGATTAATATTTGAAAGCTTGTACCATTTTCTTGTTAAATCCAGTATGGGTGAATCAAAAAGCTCATTCAGCTAA
- the msrA gene encoding peptide-methionine (S)-S-oxide reductase MsrA: MKEIVLAGGCFWGVEEYFSRIPGVIETKVGYANGTVENPTYEQVKTSTTGHVEAVYIQYNENEINLKEILNKYWEIIDPTILNRQGPDIGSQYRTGIYYINKEDKEIILQSRNEEQKKYDKPIVTEIEPLKTFYPAEEYHQKYLKKNPNGYCHIKL, from the coding sequence ATGAAAGAAATCGTATTAGCTGGAGGATGTTTTTGGGGTGTTGAAGAATATTTTTCTAGAATTCCAGGCGTGATTGAAACTAAGGTAGGGTATGCCAATGGAACAGTCGAAAATCCTACTTATGAACAGGTTAAAACCTCAACGACCGGTCATGTGGAAGCCGTATATATTCAATACAATGAGAATGAAATTAATCTAAAAGAAATTTTAAATAAATATTGGGAAATTATTGATCCTACGATTTTAAATCGCCAAGGTCCTGATATAGGATCACAATATAGAACAGGAATTTATTATATCAATAAGGAAGATAAGGAAATCATATTACAATCCAGAAATGAAGAACAGAAAAAATATGATAAACCCATAGTAACGGAGATAGAACCACTAAAGACTTTTTATCCCGCAGAGGAATATCATCAAAAATACTTAAAAAAGAATCCGAATGGATACTGTCATATTAAATTATAA
- a CDS encoding diaminopimelate dehydrogenase has protein sequence MSDKIRIGIVGYGNLGRGVEAALKQNSDMELKAVFTRRDPKDIVLKDSNVQAVHMEDIENYKDEIDVMILCGGSATDLPEQSPALARLFNIVDSFDTHAKIPEHFAAVDQASKEGNKVGAISVGWDPGLFSMNRILAEAVLPEGSNYTFWGRGVSQGHSDAIRRIKGVKNAVQYTIPIEDAIEKVRSGSNPDLTVREKHLRECYVVAEENADQEAIANEIKTMPNYFADYDTIVHFVSEEELKLNHSAMPHGGFVIRSGKTGDGNTNHIIEFSLKLDSNPEFTGSVLVAYARAVYRLNQEGQSGAKTVFDIPLAYLSPKSGDELRKELL, from the coding sequence ATGAGCGATAAGATAAGAATCGGTATTGTTGGTTACGGTAATTTAGGAAGAGGAGTAGAAGCAGCATTAAAGCAAAATTCAGATATGGAATTAAAGGCTGTATTTACAAGAAGAGATCCTAAGGACATAGTTCTTAAGGACAGTAATGTTCAAGCAGTACATATGGAAGATATTGAAAACTATAAGGATGAAATAGATGTTATGATTTTATGCGGCGGTTCTGCAACGGATTTACCAGAGCAGAGTCCTGCTTTAGCCAGATTGTTTAATATAGTAGATAGCTTTGATACCCATGCCAAAATTCCGGAACATTTTGCAGCAGTAGATCAAGCATCAAAAGAAGGAAATAAGGTTGGTGCAATTTCTGTTGGATGGGATCCAGGTTTATTCTCAATGAATCGTATTTTGGCTGAGGCTGTTTTACCTGAAGGAAGTAACTATACCTTTTGGGGAAGAGGTGTAAGCCAAGGACATTCTGATGCGATTAGGCGTATTAAAGGTGTAAAAAATGCTGTTCAATATACTATACCGATAGAAGATGCCATTGAAAAAGTACGCTCAGGTTCAAATCCAGATTTGACTGTAAGAGAAAAGCACTTAAGAGAATGTTATGTCGTAGCTGAAGAAAATGCAGATCAGGAAGCTATTGCAAATGAAATCAAGACAATGCCCAACTATTTTGCGGATTATGACACAATCGTTCATTTTGTTTCTGAGGAAGAACTAAAATTAAATCATTCTGCTATGCCTCATGGAGGTTTTGTAATAAGAAGCGGAAAAACAGGAGATGGGAATACCAATCATATCATAGAGTTTTCATTGAAATTAGATAGTAACCCTGAATTTACTGGCAGTGTTTTAGTAGCTTATGCCCGTGCAGTATATAGATTAAATCAAGAAGGACAAAGTGGTGCAAAGACAGTTTTTGATATTCCTCTGGCTTATCTTTCACCAAAATCAGGAGACGAATTAAGAAAAGAATTACTCTAA
- a CDS encoding ATP-dependent Clp protease ATP-binding subunit, whose translation MSKCSICKKNVAVIYMPKLINGRQEMIGLCMPCAKKQGIGPLNQILQQTGLSQEDLENLNEQMGSIFEDLNMDHIDTGELDHEQNPFISFLNNAFSGLKGSQDKKYQPSDSSTDTSNPSSHNEENPKEKKRKKKKYLDTYGINLTAKAENNEVDRIIGRHREIDRVIQILNRRNKNNPVLIGEPGVGKTAIAEGLAVRIVEKQVPLKLYNTEIYLLDLTSIVAGTQFRGQFEGRMQAIIKEAKECGNIILVIDELHNIIGAGTAEGGAMNAANILKPALARGEIQVIGATTLDEYRKHIEKDAALERRFQPVMVDEPSVEETIEIIKGIKDYYENYHKVSISDEVIEEAVKLSKRYISDRFLPDKAIDIIDEAGSRANLKNQGLVELEALKKELSAIQAKKEEAAFKDDYEKAAEYKMEECRLQERIAQLEKQNNNVSITVDDIASIIEAWTKIPVQRITQIEAEKLLTLEDNLHKRVIGQHKAVVSLSKTIRRNRSGFKKRNKPSSFIFVGPTGVGKTELVKTLAAELFGSEEALIRIDMSEYMEKHTVSKLIGSPPGYIGYDEGGQLTEKIRRQPYSVILLDEIEKAHPDVFNMLLQILEDGRLTDSQGRTVHFENTIIIMTSNAGTSLKAHGIGFEKHNYTALENKVHDALKETFRPEFLNRIDEIIVFTELNKEELKQIVDLMLKEVISEAREKNIILQVDDEVKDFILEKGYDPKYGARPLRRTIQKLIEDELAELFLCGKLKDSSHVYIKMNQDKISFEY comes from the coding sequence ATGTCAAAATGTTCTATATGCAAAAAAAATGTTGCGGTAATCTATATGCCTAAACTCATAAATGGCAGACAAGAAATGATAGGTTTATGTATGCCCTGTGCAAAAAAACAAGGCATTGGGCCTCTAAATCAAATTTTACAACAAACAGGTCTGTCTCAAGAAGATCTTGAAAATCTAAATGAACAGATGGGAAGTATATTCGAGGATCTGAACATGGATCATATAGATACTGGAGAACTTGATCATGAGCAGAACCCCTTTATAAGCTTTCTTAATAATGCCTTTTCAGGATTAAAAGGCTCACAAGATAAAAAATACCAACCTTCAGACTCAAGTACGGATACCTCTAATCCATCCTCCCATAACGAAGAAAATCCTAAGGAAAAAAAGAGAAAGAAGAAAAAATATTTAGATACCTATGGAATTAATTTAACTGCTAAGGCTGAAAATAATGAAGTCGATAGAATTATCGGAAGACATCGAGAAATAGATCGAGTCATTCAAATTCTTAATCGTCGTAATAAAAATAATCCTGTCCTCATTGGAGAGCCCGGTGTAGGCAAAACAGCCATTGCCGAAGGTTTAGCTGTAAGAATTGTAGAAAAACAAGTGCCTCTTAAACTATATAATACTGAAATCTATCTTCTTGATTTAACCTCTATCGTTGCAGGAACGCAATTTAGAGGACAATTTGAAGGAAGAATGCAGGCAATTATTAAAGAAGCAAAAGAATGCGGAAATATCATTTTAGTAATTGATGAACTCCATAATATTATCGGTGCCGGCACCGCAGAAGGTGGGGCAATGAATGCAGCCAATATTTTAAAACCTGCTCTTGCAAGAGGAGAAATTCAAGTTATTGGTGCAACAACCTTAGATGAGTATCGAAAACATATTGAAAAAGATGCTGCTTTAGAAAGACGTTTTCAGCCCGTTATGGTTGACGAGCCTTCAGTTGAAGAAACCATTGAAATCATTAAAGGAATAAAAGATTACTATGAAAACTATCATAAGGTATCTATATCGGATGAAGTCATCGAAGAAGCCGTTAAACTGTCCAAAAGATATATTTCAGATAGATTCTTACCTGATAAAGCCATTGACATCATAGATGAGGCTGGTTCAAGGGCAAATCTCAAAAATCAAGGTCTGGTGGAATTAGAGGCTTTAAAAAAGGAATTAAGTGCTATTCAAGCCAAAAAAGAAGAAGCGGCTTTTAAGGATGACTATGAAAAAGCAGCCGAGTATAAAATGGAAGAATGCAGATTACAAGAAAGAATTGCTCAGCTAGAAAAACAGAATAACAACGTTTCAATTACTGTAGATGATATTGCCTCGATTATAGAAGCTTGGACAAAAATTCCTGTCCAAAGAATCACCCAAATAGAAGCTGAAAAACTTTTAACATTGGAAGATAATCTTCATAAACGCGTCATCGGTCAACACAAAGCTGTAGTCAGTCTGTCAAAAACAATCAGAAGAAATCGCTCTGGATTCAAAAAAAGAAATAAACCGTCTTCTTTCATATTCGTTGGACCAACAGGGGTTGGAAAAACTGAATTGGTAAAAACCCTTGCGGCAGAACTGTTTGGAAGTGAAGAAGCATTAATTCGCATTGATATGTCCGAATATATGGAAAAGCATACTGTGTCCAAATTAATCGGTTCTCCCCCGGGATATATTGGATATGATGAAGGAGGCCAACTTACTGAAAAAATAAGGAGACAACCCTATTCCGTCATATTATTGGACGAAATTGAAAAAGCCCATCCAGATGTGTTTAATATGCTCCTGCAAATACTGGAAGATGGACGATTGACTGATAGTCAGGGACGTACTGTTCATTTTGAAAATACAATAATCATTATGACCTCCAATGCAGGAACCAGTTTAAAAGCCCATGGCATAGGTTTTGAAAAACATAATTATACTGCATTAGAAAATAAGGTTCACGATGCATTAAAAGAAACATTCCGTCCTGAATTTTTGAATCGAATCGATGAAATCATTGTATTTACAGAATTAAACAAAGAAGAACTCAAGCAAATCGTAGATTTAATGCTAAAAGAAGTGATCAGCGAGGCAAGAGAAAAAAATATAATCTTACAAGTCGACGATGAAGTTAAAGACTTTATTCTAGAAAAAGGATATGATCCCAAATACGGTGCCCGTCCTTTAAGAAGAACGATTCAAAAACTTATAGAAGATGAACTTGCAGAACTATTCCTCTGTGGAAAACTTAAAGATTCCAGTCATGTGTATATAAAAATGAATCAGGATAAGATATCATTTGAATATTAA
- a CDS encoding undecaprenyl diphosphate synthase family protein: MEAKSFKRLPKHIGIIPDGNRRWAESHNKEKHEGYSYGINPGFELYNLCIHFGIQEMTFYGFTQDNTKRPAVQTKAFQNACVEAVMKLAHRDANLLVIGNTKSPLFPKELLPFANKRVQFGKGLININFLVNYGWQWDLSSNASKSIPRIDLIIRWGGRRRLSGFLPIQSVYADIYVIDDLWPDFKKDHLYEALSWYQEQDITLGG, translated from the coding sequence ATGGAAGCTAAATCTTTTAAAAGGTTGCCGAAGCATATTGGAATTATTCCCGATGGAAATCGCAGATGGGCCGAATCCCATAACAAAGAAAAACACGAAGGATATAGTTACGGAATTAACCCTGGCTTTGAACTTTATAATCTTTGTATTCATTTTGGCATCCAGGAAATGACTTTCTACGGCTTTACTCAAGATAATACCAAACGTCCTGCCGTTCAAACCAAAGCATTCCAGAACGCGTGTGTAGAGGCAGTCATGAAATTGGCTCATAGAGACGCTAATTTACTTGTAATTGGCAATACAAAGTCTCCTCTTTTCCCAAAAGAGCTGCTTCCATTTGCCAATAAAAGAGTACAATTTGGTAAAGGGCTTATAAATATAAACTTTTTAGTGAATTATGGATGGCAGTGGGATTTATCCTCCAATGCTTCAAAGTCCATTCCTCGAATAGACCTTATTATCCGTTGGGGAGGCAGACGTCGTTTAAGCGGATTTCTGCCAATTCAATCGGTGTATGCCGATATCTATGTCATTGACGATTTGTGGCCGGATTTTAAAAAAGATCACTTATACGAAGCCTTATCATGGTATCAAGAGCAAGATATAACTTTAGGGGGTTAA
- a CDS encoding GAF domain-containing protein, giving the protein MYVHKDIKAQTKQEFYQQLLLQFKGLIEGETDFIANLSNGSAILFDHLENVNWSGFYLYKNDELVLGPFQGKPACVRIAIGKGVCGAAAKEKKSIIVEDVHQFEGHIACDGATESEIVIPMIKGEKFLGVLDIDSPVKARFSEEDEYYLTKFVEILLTGSNI; this is encoded by the coding sequence ATGTATGTTCATAAAGATATAAAAGCTCAAACAAAGCAGGAGTTTTATCAACAGCTGCTTTTACAATTTAAAGGATTGATTGAAGGAGAAACTGATTTTATAGCAAATTTATCTAACGGGTCGGCTATTTTATTTGATCATCTGGAAAATGTCAATTGGTCAGGTTTTTATTTATACAAAAATGATGAACTGGTTTTAGGTCCTTTTCAAGGAAAGCCGGCTTGTGTTCGCATTGCGATTGGTAAAGGCGTATGCGGAGCAGCAGCCAAAGAAAAAAAGAGCATCATCGTAGAAGATGTTCATCAATTTGAAGGGCATATTGCCTGTGATGGCGCTACAGAATCGGAAATCGTAATACCTATGATCAAAGGAGAAAAGTTTCTAGGGGTATTGGATATCGATAGTCCAGTAAAAGCAAGATTTTCAGAAGAAGATGAATATTATCTAACAAAATTTGTTGAAATATTATTAACAGGTTCTAATATTTAA